From Mucilaginibacter rubeus, a single genomic window includes:
- a CDS encoding UbiX family flavin prenyltransferase, translating into MKKKIVVAVTGASGSIYASLLLKKLNELRHQIAEVGVVMSDNAKDVWKFELDNEDYTQLPFKFYAKNDFMAPFASGSAKFDTMVVVPCSMGTLGRIAGGISDDLITRAADVVLKERRKLILVARDTPLNLIHIRNMATVTEAGGIICPAIPSYYSKPQTIEELAMTVVNRVIDLIGLESKSYEWKGM; encoded by the coding sequence ATGAAGAAAAAGATAGTTGTTGCAGTTACGGGTGCCAGTGGTTCAATATATGCCAGCCTGCTACTAAAAAAGCTAAATGAATTACGGCATCAAATAGCCGAAGTTGGTGTTGTAATGTCAGACAATGCCAAAGATGTCTGGAAATTCGAGCTTGATAACGAAGATTATACACAGCTCCCTTTTAAGTTTTATGCCAAAAATGACTTCATGGCTCCGTTTGCCTCAGGCTCGGCCAAGTTTGATACCATGGTAGTAGTGCCTTGTTCAATGGGAACACTCGGCCGGATAGCGGGAGGGATCTCCGATGATCTCATAACCCGTGCAGCGGATGTGGTCCTGAAAGAACGCCGCAAATTGATTCTCGTAGCGCGCGATACGCCGCTTAACCTTATCCATATACGCAACATGGCCACGGTTACTGAAGCGGGAGGGATCATCTGCCCGGCAATTCCTTCATATTACAGTAAGCCTCAAACCATCGAGGAACTGGCTATGACGGTAGTGAACCGGGTGATTGACCTGATCGGGTTAGAGAGCAAAAGCTACGAATGGAAGGGAATGTGA
- a CDS encoding malate:quinone oxidoreductase — translation MTNNGTGSNLTVDVVLIGAGIMSATLGVMLKELQPDLTIEIFERLDVIAAESSAPMNNAGTGHSAFCELNYTPQLPDGSVEIKKAIKIAEQFETSKEFWAHLIGKGLIKDPQNFIRKVPHMSFVWGAENVEYLKKRQQALVKHHFFKGMEYSEDKAQIKKWIPLVMEGRDVDEKVSATFMDIGTDVNFGSLTSALIDELKQKADVNVSLNHDVKDLKRNADGTWKVTVKDKATGNKRKLNAKFVFVGAGGGALHLLQKSGIAESKGFGGFPVSGQWLVCNKPEIVKQHEAKVYGKASVGSPPMSVPHLDTRMIDGKRALLFGPYAGFSTRFLKKGSLLDLFKSIKLNNILPLLAVGRDNWPLTKYLISQVMQSPADRLNALKDYMPTAKAEDWDLDIAGQRVQVIKKDAKHTGVLEFGTEVVTSADGSISALLGASPGASTSVPIMIQLIERCFKNHIKTDAWQQRLKEMIPSYGQSLANNEALSDETRARTSKVLGLV, via the coding sequence ATGACTAATAACGGTACAGGTTCAAATTTAACAGTTGATGTGGTTTTAATTGGCGCAGGTATTATGAGCGCGACACTGGGTGTAATGCTTAAAGAACTGCAGCCCGATCTGACGATTGAGATTTTTGAGCGCCTGGATGTCATAGCGGCTGAAAGTTCGGCCCCGATGAACAATGCCGGTACCGGTCACTCCGCTTTTTGCGAATTGAATTATACACCACAACTTCCGGACGGTAGCGTTGAAATAAAAAAAGCGATCAAAATTGCCGAGCAATTTGAAACAAGCAAAGAGTTTTGGGCCCATCTTATCGGGAAGGGCCTGATAAAAGATCCTCAAAATTTTATCCGCAAAGTGCCTCACATGAGTTTTGTTTGGGGAGCTGAAAATGTTGAGTACCTGAAAAAACGCCAACAGGCCCTTGTAAAACATCACTTTTTCAAAGGGATGGAATATTCTGAGGATAAAGCTCAGATCAAAAAATGGATCCCGCTGGTTATGGAAGGCCGCGATGTTGATGAAAAGGTATCTGCAACATTTATGGATATTGGTACGGATGTAAACTTTGGTAGCCTTACCAGTGCGCTTATAGATGAACTTAAACAGAAAGCTGACGTAAATGTAAGTCTTAACCACGATGTTAAAGACCTTAAACGCAATGCTGATGGTACATGGAAAGTAACCGTAAAAGATAAAGCAACCGGTAACAAAAGAAAGCTGAATGCCAAATTTGTTTTTGTTGGTGCAGGCGGCGGTGCTTTGCACTTGCTGCAAAAATCGGGCATTGCAGAAAGTAAAGGTTTTGGCGGCTTCCCTGTAAGTGGCCAATGGCTGGTTTGTAATAAGCCTGAGATAGTAAAACAACATGAAGCTAAGGTTTATGGTAAGGCATCTGTAGGTTCGCCGCCAATGTCGGTACCTCACCTGGATACCCGTATGATTGACGGTAAACGTGCGCTGCTTTTTGGGCCATACGCTGGTTTTTCGACCCGCTTCCTTAAAAAAGGCTCGTTGCTTGACTTGTTCAAATCTATTAAACTAAACAATATACTACCTCTGCTTGCTGTAGGGCGCGATAACTGGCCTCTAACCAAATATCTTATCTCTCAGGTAATGCAATCACCTGCCGACAGGTTGAATGCGCTTAAAGATTATATGCCAACAGCTAAAGCCGAAGATTGGGACTTGGATATTGCCGGTCAGCGTGTACAGGTTATTAAAAAGGATGCTAAACATACCGGTGTGCTTGAGTTTGGTACTGAAGTTGTAACTTCTGCCGATGGCAGTATTTCAGCTTTATTAGGTGCTTCGCCAGGCGCATCAACCTCTGTGCCTATCATGATCCAGCTTATTGAACGTTGCTTTAAAAATCATATCAAAACCGATGCATGGCAGCAAAGGCTTAAAGAAATGATCCCTTCTTATGGACAATCGTTAGCTAATAATGAAGCTTTAAGCGACGAAACCAGGGCAAGAACAAGTAAAGTGTTGGGATTAGTTTAA
- a CDS encoding YajQ family cyclic di-GMP-binding protein, translating to MPTFDIVSKIDGQTLDNAINTAKKEILNRYDFNDSKSTIDLDKKTNEVTIVTENDMRLKAIQDSIISRMVKQHLDPKALDFGKEQYASGNMIRKEIKIKEGIDKEAAKKIVKKIKDSGLKVQASIMDDQVRVQGKKIDDLQAVISLCRADDFGQPLQYINMRD from the coding sequence ATGCCTACATTTGATATAGTTAGCAAAATAGACGGTCAAACGCTTGATAACGCGATAAATACCGCCAAGAAAGAAATCCTTAATCGTTATGATTTTAACGATTCAAAAAGCACTATCGATTTAGATAAAAAGACCAACGAAGTAACTATTGTTACCGAAAACGATATGCGCCTTAAAGCCATACAAGACAGCATTATAAGCCGTATGGTTAAACAACATCTTGACCCTAAAGCCCTGGATTTTGGCAAAGAACAATACGCATCAGGCAACATGATCCGCAAGGAGATTAAAATCAAAGAAGGTATTGACAAGGAAGCTGCCAAAAAGATTGTAAAAAAGATAAAAGACAGCGGCCTCAAAGTACAGGCTTCTATCATGGACGACCAGGTTCGCGTGCAAGGCAAAAAAATTGATGACCTCCAAGCGGTTATTAGCCTTTGCCGTGCCGACGATTTTGGTCAGCCTTTACAATACATTAACATGCGCGATTAA
- the ppk1 gene encoding polyphosphate kinase 1, translating to MDKQAPLINREISWLYFNDRVLQEAADPTVPLIDRIRFLAIFSSNLDEFYRVRVATLSRLAALNEKSKEILGYNPKKVLNQIKNIVVRQERKFNNLYENIIVKQLAEEKIFILNDKQLNVTRGTFVKNYFREKLLATLVPIMLNDTLPLPELRDRAVYFFVKLTTNKKTRFALIEFPDNLSRFVKLPDTNNLKFIILLDDIIRYSLEDIFFIFEHDSIEAYSIQLTRDAELDLDKEVSEKFVDSLAKSLQKRKKGKPMRLLYDSDMPMDMLKYLVNKMGLHGESLIPGNRYHNFKNFISFPNVGGPELEYSKYIPLPVSDLSFGKSLIDLIAKKDYLVSTPYQSYDYVIHFLREAAIDPKVKEINISVYRLAENSRVIHALINAAKNGKKVNCLVELRARFDEQNNIHWSNRLEEEGVTVLYGVPGYKVHSKICLVSRTEKGKLAYYACLSTGNFNEKTAQIYADHTLLTANKKITDDLVNVFKAINRGQLAKGLKSLIVSPIDSRPAIYRLIDNEIKNAKAGKQAYMILKMNSLADEDMINKLYQASNAGVKIKMIIRGMCCLIAGVKGYSENIEVISIVDKYLEHARVHIYCNGGKELIYLTSADFMSRNIDNRVEVGFPIYDEKLQKEIRDIIDIQLSDNTKAREINSQNTNKYHKTNSPESHRAQIEIYNYLKNKTK from the coding sequence ATGGATAAACAGGCTCCCTTAATTAACAGAGAAATAAGTTGGTTATATTTTAACGATAGGGTTTTGCAGGAAGCTGCCGACCCGACAGTCCCGCTGATTGACAGGATCCGTTTTTTAGCCATATTTTCATCTAATCTCGATGAATTTTACCGTGTAAGGGTAGCCACATTAAGCCGTTTAGCAGCCCTTAACGAAAAGTCGAAAGAGATATTAGGTTACAACCCCAAAAAGGTACTTAACCAGATCAAGAACATCGTAGTAAGGCAGGAGCGTAAGTTTAATAACCTTTACGAAAATATTATTGTTAAGCAACTGGCCGAAGAGAAGATCTTCATCCTGAACGACAAGCAACTTAACGTAACCCGTGGTACCTTCGTAAAAAATTACTTCAGGGAGAAACTGTTGGCAACATTGGTGCCTATCATGCTTAATGATACCCTGCCGCTCCCTGAACTTAGGGACAGGGCAGTTTACTTTTTTGTAAAGCTTACCACAAATAAAAAAACACGGTTTGCGCTTATTGAATTTCCGGATAACCTTTCGCGCTTTGTTAAATTGCCCGATACCAATAACCTGAAGTTCATTATTCTGCTTGATGATATTATCAGGTACAGCCTGGAGGATATCTTTTTCATTTTTGAACACGATAGCATCGAGGCATATTCCATCCAGCTTACCCGCGACGCGGAACTTGACCTGGATAAGGAAGTGAGTGAAAAGTTTGTGGACTCCTTAGCCAAAAGCCTTCAGAAACGTAAAAAGGGCAAACCGATGCGCCTGCTGTATGATTCAGACATGCCTATGGACATGCTGAAGTACCTGGTGAATAAAATGGGATTACATGGCGAAAGCCTTATTCCGGGCAACAGGTATCATAATTTCAAAAACTTTATTTCGTTTCCCAACGTGGGCGGGCCGGAGTTGGAGTACAGTAAGTATATACCTCTGCCGGTTTCAGACCTCTCGTTCGGCAAAAGCCTAATCGACCTTATTGCCAAGAAAGATTATTTGGTTAGCACTCCTTATCAGTCGTACGACTATGTGATCCACTTTTTACGTGAGGCCGCTATCGACCCAAAAGTAAAAGAGATTAATATTTCCGTATATCGCTTAGCCGAAAATTCACGGGTAATTCACGCGTTGATCAACGCGGCCAAAAATGGAAAAAAAGTAAACTGTTTGGTGGAGTTGCGCGCCCGTTTTGATGAGCAAAACAATATCCACTGGAGTAACAGACTGGAAGAAGAGGGCGTAACTGTACTTTATGGTGTTCCCGGCTATAAAGTGCATTCAAAAATTTGTTTGGTGAGCCGTACCGAAAAAGGCAAACTGGCTTATTATGCCTGTCTTTCAACCGGAAACTTTAACGAAAAAACCGCCCAGATCTACGCAGATCATACCTTGCTTACAGCAAACAAAAAAATTACCGACGATCTGGTAAATGTTTTCAAAGCAATTAACCGCGGCCAGTTAGCTAAAGGCCTAAAAAGCCTTATCGTATCGCCCATCGATTCAAGGCCTGCTATTTACCGGTTGATTGACAACGAGATTAAAAATGCTAAAGCAGGCAAACAGGCATACATGATCCTGAAAATGAACAGCCTTGCCGACGAGGATATGATCAACAAACTTTACCAGGCCAGCAACGCCGGTGTAAAGATCAAGATGATCATCAGGGGCATGTGCTGTTTAATAGCCGGGGTAAAAGGCTACAGCGAAAATATTGAAGTGATCAGTATTGTAGATAAGTACCTTGAGCATGCACGTGTACATATTTATTGCAACGGGGGCAAGGAGCTGATCTATCTTACCTCGGCCGATTTTATGTCCCGCAATATTGATAACCGTGTTGAGGTTGGCTTCCCCATATATGACGAAAAGTTACAAAAGGAGATAAGGGACATTATTGATATCCAACTTTCTGATAATACGAAAGCCCGTGAGATCAATAGCCAGAACACCAACAAGTACCACAAAACAAATTCGCCCGAAAGCCACAGGGCTCAAATTGAAATATATAATTATCTAAAAAATAAAACCAAATAA
- a CDS encoding ethanolamine ammonia-lyase reactivating factor EutA — MRYAAIDIGSNAVRLLIADIIQNTGSVSFKKNTLIRVPLRLGDDAFIQQHISEKKTTELVKSMVAFRNLMDVYKVTDYLACATSAMREAKNGEEVVKLIKDEANIDIDIIHGSKEASIIYASHAEQNIDKSKNYLYIDVGGGSTELSLFSAGELIVSRSFNIGTIRILDNQDTEETWNEMKDFVRDNTRNFKQLSGIGTGGNINKLFRLSEEKEDMPLTFAKLRSLYTYLSSFSLKDRINVLGLNQDRADVIIPACEIYLTLMKNANIKNIYVPRVGLVDGIIQTLIEKNLQ; from the coding sequence TTGAGATACGCCGCCATTGATATAGGTTCAAACGCCGTGAGGCTGTTAATTGCCGACATAATTCAAAACACCGGATCGGTGTCATTCAAAAAAAATACCTTGATCCGCGTTCCGTTGCGTTTGGGAGATGATGCTTTTATACAACAACACATCTCGGAGAAAAAAACTACGGAACTTGTTAAATCAATGGTTGCTTTCCGCAACCTGATGGATGTATATAAGGTTACAGATTATCTGGCCTGCGCAACATCGGCTATGCGCGAAGCCAAAAATGGGGAAGAAGTTGTTAAATTGATCAAAGACGAAGCTAACATTGACATTGATATTATTCATGGATCAAAAGAAGCCAGCATCATTTATGCCAGCCACGCCGAGCAAAATATCGATAAAAGCAAAAACTATTTGTACATTGATGTAGGCGGCGGCAGCACCGAGCTTTCGTTGTTTTCGGCCGGGGAGCTTATTGTTTCCCGTTCATTTAACATTGGCACCATCCGCATTTTAGATAACCAGGATACCGAAGAAACCTGGAATGAAATGAAGGACTTTGTACGCGACAATACCCGTAACTTTAAACAATTGTCAGGTATCGGTACCGGCGGCAACATCAATAAGCTATTCAGATTGTCTGAAGAAAAAGAAGATATGCCCCTAACTTTTGCCAAACTGAGGTCTTTATATACCTACCTGAGTTCGTTTTCATTAAAAGACAGGATCAACGTACTCGGCCTTAACCAGGACAGGGCCGACGTTATTATCCCTGCATGTGAAATTTACCTTACCTTAATGAAGAATGCCAACATCAAAAATATCTACGTACCACGGGTAGGTTTAGTTGACGGAATCATTCAAACTTTAATAGAAAAAAATCTCCAATAA
- a CDS encoding DUF6265 family protein → MNLKYIFPAIIGFILISGNGFAQVNKASVKQLAFMAGTWTQKHEWGDMEEFWGEPMGESMISSFRVVKDGKAVFYEFVVVEEQNGVPVFKMRHFNHGSIGWEDKNKPLLFYLTKIQKNKAEFELKDKSVHITYQLTAPDKLDVTVTEKDKKGKWQKDVFNYIRKK, encoded by the coding sequence ATGAACCTTAAATACATTTTTCCTGCAATCATTGGTTTTATTTTGATATCTGGTAACGGCTTCGCTCAGGTTAACAAAGCAAGCGTTAAGCAACTGGCCTTTATGGCCGGTACCTGGACACAAAAGCACGAATGGGGAGATATGGAGGAATTTTGGGGTGAGCCGATGGGAGAGAGCATGATAAGCAGCTTCAGGGTAGTTAAGGATGGCAAAGCAGTATTTTACGAGTTTGTGGTTGTTGAAGAACAAAACGGCGTACCCGTTTTTAAAATGCGGCATTTTAACCACGGCAGCATAGGATGGGAAGATAAAAATAAGCCGCTGTTATTTTACCTCACCAAAATTCAAAAAAACAAAGCAGAATTTGAGCTAAAAGATAAGTCGGTTCATATTACCTATCAACTAACTGCACCTGATAAGCTGGACGTAACGGTAACTGAAAAGGATAAAAAAGGAAAATGGCAAAAGGATGTTTTTAACTATATCCGAAAGAAATAG
- a CDS encoding VF530 family DNA-binding protein, with product MQQQPNNPLHGKTLEMILNELVAHFGWKELGIRIRINCFNDNPSVKSSLKFLRKTDWARKKVEDLYLEIV from the coding sequence ATGCAGCAACAGCCCAACAACCCTTTACATGGCAAAACACTTGAGATGATACTCAATGAACTGGTAGCTCATTTTGGCTGGAAAGAATTGGGTATACGGATCAGAATCAATTGCTTTAATGATAACCCGAGCGTAAAATCAAGCCTTAAGTTTTTGAGAAAAACCGATTGGGCGAGGAAGAAGGTGGAAGACTTGTATCTGGAGATAGTATGA
- a CDS encoding two-component regulator propeller domain-containing protein, producing MNSYKCYLVLLLQAISLCVFSQSRPIHFQHIGSREGLSELNINCIIQDSRGFIWVGTRDGLNRYDGNKFKIFKNIIGDNNSISNSFVQDIVEDKNGNLWISTSGGGLNMYDRKLDRFVHYRHNPNNKNSIASDILVKIALDKSGNLWICNQKEGLDQFNIAQKKFTHYGYNEADNSSLSDNNVRVVYVDSQDKLWVGTTYGGLNLYNPQSHNFTRFVHDENKSSSLSANKVNAILEDSGHRLWVGVSDGGLNLFNPADKTFTHYKNDPNNKNSLSYNSVQCLAEDSNHDLWIGTENGGLNIFNYALNIFNNHQEDDVDNSSIANNSVDVILKDKSGNMWIGAFASGLNFYKKTSENFTHYQHGAQSISLSNNFVLSVYEDKKNNIWVGTDGGGLNLFNPEKGEFKYYKRSNSNICGDYVLTIQEDAKNNLWIGTWGDGVSMMNPQTRTFKSFKHNPDDSTSISGNNIYAIAKTLDGKLWFGTLGTGLDLFDPKTNKFIHYRHDTGNPKSISSDNINSLLGDSKGNLWVGTNDGGVNLYDATTNSFKPVQYEKLNSALGNNTALDLFEDHLGNIWICTYSGIYKLNPVTGKVTNFKAKDGLPNDYTYAIEEDAAGNLWISTNRGISRYNPNTNKFRNFTIADGLQAEEFKPHSAVKAHDGIMYFGGVNGFNMFDPAGIRNSIYDPPLVLTDFQIYNKSIHVAQNNDDPSPLKQDIAETKSITLTHDQSVISFEYVSMDYSLSNKESYAYQLEGFDKGWNYVGNKNTATYTNLPAGNYVFRVKSRSADGKWSLREVSLNVTVLPPFWLTWWFISLLVLVTIVVVYTWHRLRVKAIIEQKNLLEEQVTERTAEVMQQSEELKAQSENLQTLNVELQNQSEELQALNEELQAQSEELQLQKEQEREAREEADKANQAKSIFLATMSHEIRTPMNGVIGMASLLGETELNTEQREYTDTIISCGDSLVNVINDILDFSKIESGKMEMEQEDFDLRQCIEEVMDIFSQNAAKRELELVYQIDPALPQQIIGDSLRLKQVLTNLTGNALKFTEHGEVFIKVFLSKNIGDKEIEIGFSVMDTGIGIPEDKLITLFNAFSQVDSSTTRKYGGTGLGLVISERLVKLMGGEIWVESVFGEGSVFVFTIKSAISKKQSKQIPIVFNADELEGKKVLIVDDNKTNRFILQTQLEQWGIQTVAAASGRQALDILGANNGFNLVITDMEMPEMDGVGLAREIKDNYKNLPVIMLSSIGDGSKKKYPGLFSAILTKPVKQSQLGKSLQAEFQGKTQVQVVETKPDKLFDANFANEHPLSILVAEDNTVNQKLISRMLEKLGYDFELAHNGYDTLEKLKANPTFDVIFMDVQMPEMDGFEATRHIRQYAFKQPFIIAMTANAGPDDRDMCISEGMDDYIAKPMKTDALINVLKGAYKMMKNVKGKYV from the coding sequence ATGAATAGCTATAAGTGTTACCTTGTTTTGTTGTTGCAAGCTATTTCGTTATGCGTGTTCTCACAAAGCCGCCCTATTCATTTTCAACATATTGGCAGTCGCGAAGGGCTTTCCGAATTAAACATTAATTGCATTATACAGGATAGCCGCGGCTTTATATGGGTAGGTACACGTGATGGCCTTAACCGCTATGACGGTAACAAATTCAAAATATTTAAGAATATTATTGGCGACAATAACAGTATCAGTAACAGCTTTGTTCAGGATATAGTTGAAGACAAAAACGGAAATCTGTGGATCTCCACCAGCGGCGGCGGCTTAAATATGTACGACCGCAAACTTGATCGTTTTGTCCATTACCGTCACAATCCCAATAACAAAAACTCAATTGCAAGTGACATCCTGGTTAAGATAGCCCTTGATAAAAGTGGCAACCTGTGGATCTGCAATCAAAAGGAAGGACTTGATCAGTTTAACATCGCTCAAAAGAAATTTACTCATTACGGCTATAATGAAGCAGATAACAGCAGTTTAAGCGATAATAATGTGCGGGTTGTATATGTAGATAGTCAGGATAAATTATGGGTAGGCACAACTTATGGCGGTCTGAACCTTTACAATCCGCAAAGCCATAATTTTACGCGTTTTGTTCATGATGAGAATAAATCCTCATCCCTTTCGGCAAATAAGGTTAATGCAATTTTAGAAGATAGCGGCCACCGTTTATGGGTTGGTGTTAGTGATGGCGGGCTTAACCTGTTTAACCCGGCCGACAAAACTTTCACCCATTATAAAAACGATCCGAACAACAAGAATTCGCTTTCATATAATAGTGTACAATGCCTTGCGGAAGATAGTAATCATGATTTATGGATCGGCACGGAAAACGGCGGCCTGAATATTTTCAATTACGCCCTCAATATATTCAATAACCACCAGGAAGATGATGTAGATAACAGCAGTATCGCTAATAACTCGGTAGACGTGATCCTGAAAGATAAAAGCGGGAATATGTGGATAGGCGCTTTTGCATCGGGGCTTAACTTTTATAAAAAAACAAGTGAAAACTTCACTCACTATCAACATGGCGCGCAATCCATTAGCTTGTCCAACAATTTTGTGCTGAGTGTATATGAAGACAAAAAGAACAACATATGGGTAGGCACAGACGGTGGCGGTTTAAATCTGTTTAACCCTGAAAAGGGTGAGTTTAAATATTATAAAAGAAGTAATAGCAACATATGTGGTGATTATGTTTTAACCATTCAGGAAGATGCTAAAAACAACCTGTGGATAGGTACCTGGGGCGATGGGGTAAGCATGATGAACCCGCAGACCCGTACTTTCAAATCGTTTAAACACAACCCGGATGACAGTACAAGCATAAGTGGTAACAACATTTACGCTATAGCTAAAACCCTTGATGGAAAACTATGGTTTGGTACCCTTGGCACTGGGCTTGACCTGTTTGATCCTAAAACCAACAAGTTTATTCATTACCGCCATGATACCGGCAATCCTAAAAGCATCAGTAGCGATAATATCAATTCATTGCTCGGCGATTCAAAAGGCAACCTTTGGGTAGGTACTAATGATGGTGGTGTAAACCTGTATGATGCCACCACCAATTCATTTAAACCGGTACAATACGAAAAACTGAACAGCGCGCTTGGCAATAATACGGCACTTGATCTTTTTGAAGATCATTTGGGTAATATCTGGATTTGCACTTATAGTGGTATTTACAAGTTAAACCCGGTTACCGGTAAGGTTACAAACTTTAAAGCAAAAGATGGCCTGCCAAACGACTACACTTATGCTATTGAAGAAGACGCAGCCGGTAATTTATGGATCAGTACCAACAGGGGGATTTCAAGGTATAATCCTAATACCAATAAATTCAGAAACTTCACTATTGCCGATGGCTTACAGGCAGAAGAGTTTAAGCCTCACTCTGCAGTAAAAGCTCATGATGGTATCATGTATTTTGGTGGCGTTAACGGGTTTAACATGTTCGATCCGGCAGGAATAAGGAACAGTATTTACGATCCTCCATTGGTGCTTACCGATTTTCAGATCTATAATAAATCTATCCATGTAGCACAAAACAATGATGATCCGTCGCCCTTAAAGCAAGACATCGCGGAAACCAAGTCCATAACATTAACACACGATCAATCGGTTATATCATTCGAGTATGTATCGATGGATTACAGTTTAAGCAATAAAGAGTCATATGCTTATCAGCTTGAAGGATTTGATAAAGGCTGGAATTATGTTGGGAATAAAAACACGGCAACCTACACTAATTTGCCGGCAGGTAATTATGTGTTCAGGGTAAAAAGTCGCAGTGCAGATGGTAAATGGTCGTTAAGGGAGGTGAGCCTTAATGTTACTGTTCTTCCACCCTTCTGGCTTACATGGTGGTTTATAAGTTTGCTTGTTTTAGTTACAATAGTGGTTGTTTATACCTGGCACAGGCTTAGGGTAAAAGCCATAATAGAACAAAAGAACCTGCTTGAAGAACAGGTTACCGAACGTACGGCCGAGGTTATGCAGCAATCGGAAGAATTGAAAGCGCAGTCTGAAAACCTGCAGACACTGAATGTTGAACTTCAAAATCAATCGGAAGAGTTACAGGCCCTGAATGAAGAGTTGCAGGCACAGTCAGAAGAATTGCAGCTGCAGAAGGAACAGGAGCGCGAAGCCCGAGAGGAAGCCGATAAAGCCAACCAGGCTAAAAGTATATTTTTAGCTACCATGAGCCACGAAATCAGGACGCCCATGAATGGCGTTATTGGCATGGCTTCCCTGCTGGGCGAAACCGAATTGAATACCGAACAGCGTGAATATACAGATACCATCATTTCATGCGGTGATAGTTTGGTAAACGTAATCAATGACATCCTTGATTTCTCCAAAATTGAATCAGGAAAAATGGAAATGGAGCAGGAAGATTTCGATCTGCGCCAGTGCATTGAAGAGGTGATGGACATTTTTTCGCAAAATGCTGCCAAGCGTGAGCTGGAACTGGTTTACCAGATTGACCCAGCCCTCCCCCAGCAAATTATTGGCGATAGTTTGAGGTTGAAGCAGGTATTAACCAATCTGACGGGTAACGCACTCAAGTTTACGGAACACGGCGAGGTATTTATCAAGGTTTTTTTATCTAAAAATATTGGTGATAAAGAAATTGAAATCGGATTTAGCGTAATGGATACTGGTATTGGCATTCCTGAAGATAAACTGATAACGTTATTTAACGCGTTTTCGCAGGTTGATTCATCTACTACGCGTAAATATGGCGGTACAGGTTTGGGTTTGGTGATCAGTGAGCGCCTGGTAAAATTAATGGGTGGCGAAATTTGGGTTGAAAGTGTTTTTGGCGAAGGCTCTGTTTTTGTATTTACCATTAAGTCGGCAATAAGCAAAAAGCAATCGAAACAAATCCCTATTGTTTTTAATGCTGATGAACTTGAAGGCAAAAAAGTACTTATTGTTGATGATAATAAAACCAACCGCTTCATTCTGCAAACCCAACTTGAACAATGGGGCATACAAACGGTAGCTGCTGCATCCGGCAGGCAAGCACTTGATATTTTAGGTGCCAACAACGGCTTTAACCTGGTTATAACCGATATGGAAATGCCGGAAATGGATGGCGTTGGGCTGGCCAGAGAGATAAAAGATAATTACAAAAACTTGCCGGTGATTATGCTGAGTTCTATTGGCGATGGTTCAAAGAAGAAATATCCCGGTTTGTTTTCTGCTATCTTAACCAAGCCAGTTAAGCAATCTCAATTAGGTAAAAGTTTGCAGGCCGAGTTTCAGGGTAAAACACAAGTTCAGGTTGTAGAAACCAAACCGGATAAGCTTTTTGATGCCAACTTTGCCAATGAACATCCACTTAGTATCCTGGTGGCCGAGGATAACACGGTTAACCAAAAACTGATCAGCCGGATGCTGGAGAAGCTTGGCTATGATTTTGAACTGGCACATAATGGTTATGATACCCTTGAAAAATTAAAAGCTAACCCAACTTTCGACGTGATATTTATGGACGTACAAATGCCAGAGATGGATGGCTTTGAGGCAACCCGCCATATCAGGCAGTATGCCTTCAAACAACCTTTCATCATTGCAATGACCGCGAATGCCGGTCCGGATGATCGCGATATGTGCATAAGCGAAGGCATGGATGATTACATTGCCAAGCCTATGAAAACCGACGCGCTTATTAATGTATTAAAAGGGGCGTACAAAATGATGAAAAACGTAAAAGGTAAATACGTTTAA